Within the Deltaproteobacteria bacterium genome, the region GAGGTGATCGACTGCAGCGCCGAGCCGACCGCATGCCGCTGAGACTCCATATCGCGATCGCGATCGCCGTCGCCCTGTGGGCGGGCCGCGCGGCCGCCGCCCCGCCGGTCCGCGTCGCCCTCGCGCCGCCGAGCACGCTGGGCGCCGAAGCCAGCGCGAAACAGGCGCGGGCGCTCGGCGCCGCGCTCGAGCGAGCGCTGGCATCCGTGCCCGGGCACGCCGTGGTCGGCCCGGCCGCGGTCCGCCGCGCCGTCGCGCGCGCGCGCAAGCCCGAGCTGCGCACATGCGACGGCGACGTCGCGTGCCTGGCCGATCTCGGTGCGCTGCTGGGCGTCGATCGCGTCGTGTACGTCGAAGTCGGCGGGCTCGGCGACGCGCGCGTCCTCGCCATGCAACTCGTCGATGTCGCATCGCGCACCGAGGTTCGCTCCATCACCGCGGAACTGACCGCTGCCGACGTCGACCGGTCCGCGCGGGCGGCGGCCTACCGGCTGCTCGCGCCGCAGCGGTACGTCGGCACACTGCAGCTCGACGTGGACGTGCCGGGCGCGGCGATTTATGTCGACGGCACTCAGATCGGGGTATCGCCCATGCCGCCGCGGGAGATCGCCGTCGGCAGCCACGCGCTGCGCGTCACGCATCCCGAGTACCGCGACTTCGTCCGGTTCGTCGACATCGAGTTCGACACGACGACGAAGATCTCGGTGGCGCTCAAGGCGTTCCCGATCGTCGAGGACGCCATGCGGCAGACCGGAGGCCCCAGCCGTGGCGCCCCCGAGGCGCCCGCGGCCGCGCCGACGCCCTGGTACAAGCGCTGGTACACGCTCGTCGGCGCCAGCGCGGTCGTGCTCGTGGGCAGCGCGATCGTCGTCGGCCTGGTCACTCGCGGCGTCGACGCCGATCGCGTCGAGATCGTCGGAGACTGACGCGCCGCGATCGATCCGCCGCGCGCAGTCCGCGCCGGCTCAGTCGAGCAGCGCGTAAATCTGGTTGAGCCGGCGGTTTGCGCGGCTGAACTTGCCGTCGCCGTAGTCCTCGGTGGCGGCACGAAACAGAGCGTCGATCTTTTTCTTCGTCGCGGCGTCCAACGTCTTGCCGGCGATTTCGGCGTTGAGCCGCCCGATCTTGCCCTGGATGAACGCCTTGTCGATCCGAATCGACTTGACGGTATCGACGAGCTGGCGCGCGGCGAACCGCGCCCGCCCGTAGTCTCCCTCGGCCATCGCGCGCGTCGCCTCGCGGTCGAGATCCCGCGCCGGCGGGGGCAGGTCGGACCGCAGGATGCCCTTCTTCGCCATCGCCGCCCGCGCGCGCGACAGCAGCGGCTCCACGTCCTTTTTGGTATACGCCGACCCCTTGGCGTCCACCGTCTTGATGATCGTCTGCGGCTGCGCCGCGACGCCGCACATCTGCGCCTCGCGCCGCGCCAGCGCCGCCTCGCGCTGCGCGAGCTTCGCTTCGCGGTCCGCGAGCGTCTGCTCGCGCGACGACAGCTCGCGCTCACGCGCCGCGACGTCGCGCTCGCGCGCCGCGACGGCCGCGGTCGGATCGCCGCCGCCTCCGGTCGCCAGCTGAGCCATCAGCGCGCGGCGCTCGCGCAAGATGTCCCGGAACCGCTGATTGAGTTCCTCCTCCTCGTCGGCGAGGTCGCGCTCGCGCTCGAGCAGCGACCGCGCCTGCTCGTCGATCTCCGACGTGTCGTCACCGGCCGCGATCGCGGCACGCCGGCGCTGCTCGAGTCGGTCCCGCTCGGCGCGAATCCGCTCGCGCTCCTTCACGAGCGCGTCCCGGCGCGCCAACAAACTGTCCTCCTGTTGCGCGATGGTCTCGGACTTGGCGAGCGCCTGGTCGGCCGCCGCCCGCCCCTTGTCCTTGCAGCCGGCCGCCAGCGCGGCACACGCGACGAGCGCCGCGCACACGGCGGCCGGGTACCCCGGTCGGTCGGCACGTCGCATCGCACCGGATCGTAACACCGACCTCGCGAGCGGGCACGAAGGCGCGGCGGATTTGCCAGAGCCAGATCAGTCCGCGCCAGGGCCGAGCGTGACCAGCGGCTCTTGCGTCTCGACCGACCGTCCGGCGTCGACGTGGACCGCTTCGACGACGCCGGCGCGCGGCGCGCGGATCTCGTTTTCCATCTTCATCGCCTCGAGCACGACGAGGCCGTCGCCCTCGGCCACGCGCTTCCCGGGCTCGACGAGCACCTTGACGACTTTGCCCGCGATCGGCGCGGCCACCACGCTGCGTCCGTCCGCGCCCCCGCCGTCGCGCCGGGCGACCTCGGCGAGCCGCTTGCGCCGCGCGTCCTCGACCGCGACCGTGGTTTCGCTCCCCGCGACGGCCACGACCGTCCCGCGGCGGCGCTCGTCGATGTCGACCAGCCAGCTTCGGCCGTCCACGAGCAGCGACCACGTTCCCGGCCGCACCTGGCGTGCGTCCGCCTCGTGCACGCGGCCGTCGATCTCGACCCGCCAGCGGTCGCCGTCGATCGGTTCCACCCGGATCGCCACCTCGATCGGGGGATCGCTGCCCACCACGGTGGCACACAGTTCGCGCTGCATGGCGCGCCGACTATACTCGACCGGTCGCGCCCCCGAGCCCAAACGTGGTAACGAACCGCCCCGCGGCCGCGTGTGACGCGGATTCGGCCACCGGGCGGTCCGCGTCGTGTTATGAAACCGCTTTCGCAGCCGGAGCCGGTGCCTTGACCAGCCGATTCAGCGAACTCGTCACGAGCAAGCGCATCGTGGTGTGCGTCGGATCCGGGGGGGTCGGCAAGACCACCACCGCGGCCGCGATCGCCATGTACGCGGCGCGCGCGGGCCGGCGCGCGCTCGTCATCACGATCGATCCCGCCAAGCGCCTCGCCAACTCCCTCGGCCTCGCGGGCCTGGGCCACGACATCCAGCAGGTGAGCGACGAACTGCTCGCCGCCGCGGGCCGCCGCGCGACCGGCGGCGCGCTGTTCGCGATGATGCTGGATCAGAAGCGCGCGTTCGACGAGGTCGTCGAGCAATATGCGACGAACCCGGAAGCGATCGCGCGCATCCTCGCCAACCCGGTCTATGCCCAGATCTCGGGCGCGCTGGCCGGGTCCCAGGAGTATGCGGCGCTGGCCAAACTGTACGACCTCGACAAAACCGGCGACTGGGATCTGATCGTCGTCGACACGCCGCCGACGGCGCACGCGCTCGACTTCCTCGACGCCCCGCAGAAACTCACGGCGGCGATCGACTCGCCGGCGATCGATTGGTTCCGCAAACTGCGCCAAAGTGGCCGCCGCAGGCGCTGGTCGGTCGCCGGCCGCACCGGCGCATACATCCTCAAGCGCATCTCGAAGTTCGTCGGCTCCCAGTTCCTCGACGACCTCGGCGTGTTCTTCACCGAGTTCAGCGACATCCTCGGTGGCTTTCGCGAGCGCGCCGAGGCCGTGTATGCGCTGCTTCGCGACCCGGGCGTCGGGTTCGTGCTGGTGACGAGCCCCGAACCGATGGCGGTCGACGAAGCACTGTTCTTTCACGCGCGACTGCTCGCCTCGCAGATGCCGTTTTCGGCGTTCGTCGTCAACCGTGTCCACCCGGACCGCGCGATCGCGGGCACGGCCGACGAGATCGACGGCAAGCTCGCGCGCCATCCGGGCATCGCCGCGCTGGGTCTCGACGACGCCGAGCGCCGCGCTGCGGTCGACGCGCTGCTCGCCAACCACGCCGGCATCCAGGAGCTGGCCTTCGCCGACGCGCGCTCGATCGATCGCCTGCGCGAGGCATGCGGCGACGGCGCCGCGCTGCGAGCCGTGCCCTATTTCGAACAGGACGTGCACGACGTCGCGGGCCTCGCCCATATCGGCGAGTTCCTGTTCGAACGGGGCGGCCGCGGGACCGCCGCGGTCAGTGCCTCGTGACGCGCCACCGGCGCCACATCTCATCGACGATGGCGGTGGCGCGGCCAGCGGGCGCGCCGAGCACGATCACCACGGCGTCGCCTCGCCGCGCGGCGAGGTAGACGTCGCCCCGGGCGTCGCGGACGGCCGCAACGCCATCCGCGGCCAGCGCGCCGGTGCCGGCGTCGCGACCGCGGGACGCGGCCGCGGCGTGCGCATGCTGCCCCGCGGCGATGCGGCGATCGGCAGCGGATCGCGCGCCCTCCGCGGCGAACGCGGCGAGTCCGCCCGCGAGGGCGTCGACCAATTCGATCGCGTCGATCTCGTCGTCCCACACGCTGTAGACCGCGACGATCGGGCGTCCCGGCGCGCCGGCCGCCGGTTCGTACAGCGCAATGCGATCGCCGCCCCAGCCGTCGGCCGCCGCCGACGCCGCGTACGCCGGCGCGCCGAGCTGGCGCAGCCACACGCGGAACCCGAATTCACCCAATACGTTGCGGTACGTGACGCGATAGTCGGCCAGCGCGCGCAACGGCCGGACCGTTACTTCGTCCGGCCGCTCGTAGGCTGCGTACGTCTCCGGGTGAAGGATGTGCTCGGTCGACAGAGGTGGTTGCCTGTACATCTGATCGATGCGCTGCCACGAATGAAAGGTGCGGTAACGTGCGACGAACGCGAGTCCGGCCGTGTACGGAAACGACAACGGCGACCGCACGGCGAGTGGGGCGTCCGCGAGGCGACCGGTT harbors:
- a CDS encoding biotin/lipoyl-binding protein, which codes for MQRELCATVVGSDPPIEVAIRVEPIDGDRWRVEIDGRVHEADARQVRPGTWSLLVDGRSWLVDIDERRRGTVVAVAGSETTVAVEDARRKRLAEVARRDGGGADGRSVVAAPIAGKVVKVLVEPGKRVAEGDGLVVLEAMKMENEIRAPRAGVVEAVHVDAGRSVETQEPLVTLGPGAD
- a CDS encoding ArsA family ATPase, with the protein product MTSRFSELVTSKRIVVCVGSGGVGKTTTAAAIAMYAARAGRRALVITIDPAKRLANSLGLAGLGHDIQQVSDELLAAAGRRATGGALFAMMLDQKRAFDEVVEQYATNPEAIARILANPVYAQISGALAGSQEYAALAKLYDLDKTGDWDLIVVDTPPTAHALDFLDAPQKLTAAIDSPAIDWFRKLRQSGRRRRWSVAGRTGAYILKRISKFVGSQFLDDLGVFFTEFSDILGGFRERAEAVYALLRDPGVGFVLVTSPEPMAVDEALFFHARLLASQMPFSAFVVNRVHPDRAIAGTADEIDGKLARHPGIAALGLDDAERRAAVDALLANHAGIQELAFADARSIDRLREACGDGAALRAVPYFEQDVHDVAGLAHIGEFLFERGGRGTAAVSAS
- a CDS encoding PEGA domain-containing protein, which gives rise to MPLRLHIAIAIAVALWAGRAAAAPPVRVALAPPSTLGAEASAKQARALGAALERALASVPGHAVVGPAAVRRAVARARKPELRTCDGDVACLADLGALLGVDRVVYVEVGGLGDARVLAMQLVDVASRTEVRSITAELTAADVDRSARAAAYRLLAPQRYVGTLQLDVDVPGAAIYVDGTQIGVSPMPPREIAVGSHALRVTHPEYRDFVRFVDIEFDTTTKISVALKAFPIVEDAMRQTGGPSRGAPEAPAAAPTPWYKRWYTLVGASAVVLVGSAIVVGLVTRGVDADRVEIVGD